Proteins from a single region of Xiphias gladius isolate SHS-SW01 ecotype Sanya breed wild chromosome 2, ASM1685928v1, whole genome shotgun sequence:
- the net1 gene encoding neuroepithelial cell-transforming gene 1 protein isoform X2, which produces MVAYDELGSLVPIKRTLQVIDYQNQANKESEEPSNKRVRPLGRVTSLANLISPVKNGAVRRFGQTIQASFRGDGKSPGMPQKPCSKAAAPTPPKRRNSTLWSETLDVHQKGTLSTKEIKRQEAIFELSRGEQDLIEDLQLARKAYHDPMLKLSIMSEEELTHIFGNLDAYIPLHEDLLAQLAKATGPDGTVGQIGQIVVSWLPRLNAYKDYCSNQLAAKALLDQKKQDRRVQDFLQRCLESPFSRKLDLWSFLDIPRSRLVKYPLLLKEILRHTPPEHPDAASLEEAITIIQGVLSDVNMKKGESECQYYIDKLEYLDDRQRDPRIEQCKSLLCHGELRNKSGTKLHVFLFTELLVLTRHVTRNERQCFQVYRQPIPVQDLVLEDLQDGDVRMGGSFRGAFSNADKAKNIFRVRSQDPSQAQSHTLQVNDVFHKQQWLNCLRSAISVHQPLSEPSTPSPPTSAARSKRRPSSVSAIIHMEEADENCLQPTSQSAPSSPCNNTAPSPTTTSPSSCSSSSSTTSSSSLSPPPSSASHKTKKDKKSLCSLGKRKETMV; this is translated from the exons ATGGTGGCTTACGATGAACTGGGTAGCTTGGTGCCTATCAAACGGACTCTGCAAGTGATAGACTACCAGAACCAAGCCAACAAGGAGTCAGAG GAACCCAGCAACAAGCGTGTCCGTCCTCTCGGCAGGGTGACGTCGCTAGCCAACCTCATCTCTCCGGTGAAGAATGGGGCCGTCCGGCGCTTCGGCCAAACCATCCAG GCCTCGTTCAGGGGCGATGGCAAGTCGCCGGGCATGCCCCAGAAGCCTTGCAGCAAGGCAGCGGCCCCCACACCGCCTAAAAGGAGGAACAGCACGCTGTGGTCAGAGACACTAGACGTCCACCAGAAGGGGACTCTATCCACAAAAGAGATCAAGCGGCAGGAG GCCATATTTGAGCTGTCTCGTGGAGAACAGGACCTGATTGAGGACCTGCAGCTCGCACGCAAG GCGTACCATGACCCAATGCTGAAGCTCTCAATTATGTCTGAGGAGGAGCTCACTCACATCTTCGGCAACCTGGATGCCTACATCCCTCTGCATGAGGACCTGCTGGCCCAGCTCGCCAAAGCCACGGGGCCAGATGGGACTGTGGGCCAGATCGGACAGATTGTCGTTAGCTGG CTGCCCAGGCTAAATGCCTACAAGGACTACTGCAGCAACCAGCTGGCAGCAAAGGCGCTGCTGGACCAGAAGAAGCAGGACAGGCGGGTGCAGGACTTCCTGCAGCGTTGCCTCGAGTCTCCCTTCAGCAGGAAGCTGGACCTGTGGAGCTTCCTGGACATTCCGCGCTCCCGCCTGGTCAAGTACCCACTGCTCCTCAAAGAGATACTGAGACACACTCCACCAGAGCATCCAGATGCAGCTAGCCTGGAGGAAGCG ATCACCATCATCCAGGGTGTTCTCTCTGACGTCAATATGAAGAAGGGAGAGTCTGAGTGCCAGTACTACATCGACAAGCTGGAGTATCTGGACGACAGGCAGAGGGACCCTCGCATCGAGCAGTGCAAGAGCCTGCTGTGTCACGGGGAGCTACGTAACAAGAGCGGCACG AAGCTGCATGTGTTCCTGTTTACTGAGCTGCTGGTTCTGACCCGCCACGTCACCAGGAATGAGCGCCAGTGTTTCCAGGTTTACCGGCAGCCAATCCCAGTGCAGGATCTGGTGCTGGAGGACCTGCAGGACGGAGATGTCAGAATGGGCGGCTCCTTCAGAGGCGCTTTCAGCAACGCAGACAAAG CCAAGAACATTTTCCGAGTGCGGTCTCAAGACCCGAGCCAGGCGCAGTCCCACACGCTGCAAGTCAACGACGTCTTCCACAAGCAGCAGTGGCTCAACTGCCTGCGTAGCGCCATTTCCGTCCACCAGCCCCTCAGCGAGCCCTCTACCCCCAGCCCGCCCACGAGCGCCGCCCGCTCCAAGCGCCGCCCCTCCTCCGTCTCAGCAATCATCCACATGGAGGAAGCGGACGAGAACTGCCTGCAGCCGACCTCTCAGTCTGCCCCCAGCTCGCCGTGCAACAATACAGCCCCGAGCCCCACCACGACGTCCCCTTCATCTTGCTCCTCATCTTCATCGACGACATCATCGTCTTCGTTGTCCCCGCCCCCCTCGTCCGCatcacacaaaaccaaaaaggaCAAGAAGTCTCTGTGCTCTTtagggaagagaaaagagactATGGTGTGA